The following coding sequences lie in one Pan paniscus chromosome X, NHGRI_mPanPan1-v2.0_pri, whole genome shotgun sequence genomic window:
- the LOC117978100 gene encoding sperm protein associated with the nucleus on the X chromosome C-like, translating to MGQQSSAGGVKRSTPCESNEVNETMPETSRGDSQPEPAPKKSKASDSSTVLVLSYRREVRRRYSVSDELVNDHSRVNRINRLQIDEEEFTQISVQTAANQKEDAAVNLGQ from the exons ATGGGCCAACAATCCAGTGCTGGCGGGGTGAAGAGAAGCACCCCGTGTGAATCCAACGAGGTGAATGAGACG ATGCCAGAGACGTCAAGGGGGGACTCACAGCCAGAACCCGCTCCTAAGAAATCAAAAGCATCGGACTCCTCGACCGTATTAGTGCTTTCCTACAGGAGAGAGGTTAGAAGACGTTACTCCGTCTCCGATGAATTGGTGAATGACCACTCCCGAGTGAACCGAATCAACCGCCTCCAAATAGACGAGGAAGAATTCACGCAGATTTCTGTGCAAACAGCTGCAAACCAGAAGGAAGATGCTGCCGTTAACCTTgggcaatga